A DNA window from Calliphora vicina chromosome 1, idCalVici1.1, whole genome shotgun sequence contains the following coding sequences:
- the LOC135951064 gene encoding uncharacterized protein LOC135951064 produces the protein MYWSGMPREDDIHQYGVGILVNNRFRKAILDYKFVNERIMMMRFKGTGRNLTIVQCYAPTEDATSDAKDAFYDSLTNAIGTIMKNDMKVLMGDFNAKVGAENTDLQHIMGVHGIGTMNNNGERLVELCGVNEFKIGGTLFPHKHCHKVTWRSPDNKTENQIDHICVSAKWSNCLCDVRNRRGADIGSDHHLLVGNLRFIVGRVKRNRNSKCHRVKYNTDKLKSSHQRNIFVQLLETKLMEPSPMNTIEQNWTSIKSAVLEACIEGLGRSRNTKEEFITQRTWKIIDERAKLKNKINATRSISERKLIQREYTLKDKQVKRAIRDDKREHMTNFVREAENAAAAHNMKDLFKITKKIAGSRARRSVPVKNLQGQLLTNIDDQLKRWKQHFMSVLNVQREGIVITNNTETISGVRQGCLLSPLLFLIVIDAVSKRANENKSFETISGVRQGCLLSPLLFLIVIDAVSKRANENKSRGIMWNPTTPIDRLESLDYADDKCELSHRLCDMQDKLNDLAYTSSTVGLRINIAKTKEIRINSRSDDPLILHQKHVQRVEDFQYLGSVVTEDGGTIKDVESRIRKMSSKNP, from the exons ATGTACTGGTCTGGTATGCCTCGTGAGGATGATATACATCAATATGGTGTGGGTATTTTGGTGAACAATAGATTCCGCAAGGCTATTCTTGACTACAAGTTCGTAAATGAACGCATCATGATGATGAGATTTAAAGGTACTGGAAGGAATCTAACTATCGTACAGTGTTACGCGCCGACAGAGGATGCTACTAGTGATGCAAAGGATGCTTTTTATGACTCCCTGACAAATGCAATTGGAACAATAATGAAGAACGATATGAAAGTGCTTATGGGAGACTTTAATGCCAAAGTTGGTGCCGAAAATACCGACCTCCAGCACATCATGGGAGTTCATGGAATTGGCACTATGAATAATAACGGAGAAAGACTGGTTGAGCTCTGTGgtgtaaatgaatttaaaattggCGGGACGCTTTTCCCACACAAACATTGTCATAAGGTAACTTGGAGATCTCCGGATAACAAAACTGAGAATCAAATAGACCACATATGTGTTAGTGCTAAATGGAGTAATTGCCTATGTGATGTTCGCAACAGACGAGGTGCTGACATAGGTTCGGATCATCACCTATTAGTTGGTAACTTGCGTTTTATTGTTGGGAGGGTGAAGCGGAACAGGAACAGTAAATGCCATCGGGTTAAATACAACACAGATAAACTGAAGTCATCACATCAACGGAACATATTCGTGCAACTACTGGAAACGAAGCTTATGGAACCATCCCCGATGAATACTATTGAACAAAACTGGACAAGTATTAAATCTGCTGTTTTAGAGGCCTGCATAGAGGGACTTGGTAGAAGCCGAAATACGAAGGAGGAATTTATAACACAGCGAACTTGGAAGATTATAGATGAGCGTGCAAAGCTTAAGAATAAAATCAATGCTACTCGAAGCATTAGTGAGAGGAAATTAATTCAAAGGGAATATACTCTGAAGGATAAACAAGTCAAGCGGGCCATAAGAGATGATAAGAGGGAACATATGACCAATTTTGTGAGAGAGGCTGAAAACGCTGCTGCAGCACACAACATGAAAGacctttttaaaataaccaAGAAGATTGCTGGTTCACGAGCTAGGAGGTCCGTTCCCGTTAAAAACCTTCAAGGACAACTACTTACCAACATAGACGACCAACTGAAAAGATGGAAACAACATTTTATGAGTGTATTAAATGTTCAACGCGAAGGAATCGTAATAACAAATAACACTGAAACCATATCTGGAGTACGCCAAGGTTGCCTTTTATCACCTCTACTATTCCTGATCGTTATAGATGCAGTCTCCAAACGTGCTAACGAAAACAAATCATTTGAAACCATATCTGGAGTACGCCAAGGTTGCCTTTTATCACCTCTACTATTCCTGATCGTTATAGATGCAGTCTCCAAACGTGCTAACGAAAACAAATCCCGAGGTATTATGTGGAATCCTACCACACCAATCGATCGCCTTGAGTCATTAGATTACGCTGATGATAAATGTGAACTCTCCCACAGGCTATGTGACATGCAGGATAAGTTAAATGACCTGGCATATACATCAAGTACGGTTGGCCTTAGAATAAATATAGCAAAAACAAAGGAGATCCGCATTAACTCTAGATCTGACGACCCCTTAATACTCCATCAAAAACATGTTCAACGTGTTGAAGATTTCCAATATTTGGGCAGTGTGGTGACTGAGGATGGTGGTACAATCAAAGATGTCGAAAGCCGAATAAGAAAG ATGTCTTCGAAGAATCCTTAA